The following are encoded in a window of uncultured Sphaerochaeta sp. genomic DNA:
- a CDS encoding FAD-dependent oxidoreductase → MDKKQIVILGGGYAGVHAAKALHKAFKKQKDKVEITLIDKNRHHILMTELHEVAGNRVDEASVKISFDRIFSGKMVRVVQDKITSIDFEKQVLAGERSSYSYDQLLISTGAQTADFNIPGVKEHAFYLWSLEDALKLRTHIECTVRKAVKEADEEKRKQMLTFVVAGGGFTGVELIGELTEWLPILCKKHGIDFKREVRLINCEGLGNILNMLPEKPREKAVKRMEKKGVEIMLNSLITNVEADRFTTKNGDVIKTETLVWTCGVRGTEFCERLPLTDGKIGRKAVNEFMQSPDHNNVYLAGDGMWFIEDNRAVPQIVEAAEQTAKTAADGIVYTIKQELGLKATPPKPYKSNFHGYMVSIGGTYAVSHTAGISLSGFFAMALKHLVNLYYQSGVCGVNAIWGYIKHEILEVKGRRSLIGGMATYKIPSYWTVFLRMYLGVMWLIEGIGKINKGWLTDTTGSKVYWGAPAGAESADSWASASQEAVETVASASQAAVETVASASQAAVETVASASQAAGDAAAGAVEQFAPPLLSEPLAIFTWINDTFVAQAPYFFQIMIVLAELGIGLLFLAGLFTFPAAIVSLGLSVMFLIGALAGKEILWYMAVSIVMLGGAGKAFGLDYWVMPYIKKLWNKTPLAKKTYFYLDEPEFTKKQMERKLGRK, encoded by the coding sequence ATGGATAAGAAACAGATTGTTATTTTGGGTGGAGGCTATGCAGGTGTGCATGCAGCAAAAGCACTGCACAAGGCATTCAAGAAGCAGAAAGACAAGGTTGAGATTACCTTAATCGACAAGAACCGCCACCACATTCTCATGACCGAGCTGCATGAGGTTGCAGGTAATCGTGTTGATGAGGCATCGGTCAAGATCTCCTTTGACCGTATTTTCTCAGGCAAGATGGTTAGGGTTGTACAAGACAAAATTACCAGCATTGATTTCGAGAAGCAGGTGCTAGCTGGAGAAAGGTCCTCCTACTCCTATGATCAGCTTCTTATCAGCACTGGAGCCCAGACTGCCGATTTCAATATTCCAGGAGTTAAGGAACACGCTTTCTATCTCTGGAGTCTTGAGGATGCATTGAAGCTCCGCACCCATATTGAATGCACGGTACGTAAGGCTGTCAAGGAAGCTGACGAGGAAAAGCGCAAGCAAATGCTCACATTCGTTGTGGCAGGCGGTGGTTTTACCGGTGTTGAGCTTATTGGCGAGCTGACCGAGTGGCTTCCCATCCTATGCAAGAAGCACGGTATCGACTTTAAGAGAGAAGTACGCTTGATCAACTGCGAGGGACTGGGAAATATTTTGAATATGCTTCCTGAGAAACCTCGAGAGAAGGCCGTCAAACGTATGGAGAAGAAGGGTGTTGAGATTATGCTCAACAGCCTGATCACCAATGTTGAAGCAGATAGATTCACCACCAAAAATGGTGATGTCATCAAGACGGAGACTCTGGTATGGACCTGCGGTGTCCGTGGTACTGAATTCTGCGAAAGACTCCCCCTCACTGATGGAAAGATCGGAAGGAAGGCAGTCAATGAGTTCATGCAGAGCCCCGATCATAATAACGTCTATCTCGCAGGGGATGGTATGTGGTTCATCGAAGACAACCGAGCAGTACCACAGATAGTTGAGGCTGCAGAGCAAACTGCAAAGACGGCTGCCGACGGTATTGTCTATACCATCAAGCAGGAACTTGGGCTGAAAGCAACTCCTCCAAAACCATACAAGTCAAATTTCCATGGATATATGGTGTCCATCGGCGGAACATACGCGGTTAGCCATACTGCTGGGATCTCTCTCTCAGGATTCTTCGCCATGGCACTCAAGCATTTGGTGAACCTGTATTATCAGAGTGGGGTTTGCGGAGTTAACGCAATATGGGGCTACATCAAACATGAGATTCTCGAGGTCAAGGGCAGACGTTCACTGATTGGTGGAATGGCCACCTATAAAATACCTTCCTACTGGACTGTATTCCTAAGAATGTATCTGGGTGTTATGTGGCTTATTGAAGGCATCGGGAAAATCAACAAAGGATGGCTCACCGACACCACTGGTTCGAAGGTATACTGGGGTGCTCCAGCTGGGGCAGAATCAGCTGACAGCTGGGCCTCTGCAAGCCAGGAAGCTGTTGAGACCGTAGCATCAGCTAGTCAGGCAGCGGTAGAAACGGTAGCATCAGCTAGCCAGGCAGCGGTTGAGACAGTAGCCTCTGCAAGCCAAGCGGCAGGAGATGCAGCTGCTGGTGCAGTTGAACAGTTTGCACCACCTCTTCTCTCTGAGCCTCTTGCCATCTTCACCTGGATAAACGACACCTTCGTGGCACAGGCTCCCTACTTCTTTCAGATTATGATCGTCCTCGCAGAGCTGGGTATTGGCCTGTTGTTCCTGGCCGGTCTCTTTACGTTCCCTGCAGCCATTGTCTCGCTTGGACTCTCTGTCATGTTCCTCATTGGAGCTCTGGCAGGCAAGGAGATTCTTTGGTATATGGCAGTATCCATTGTAATGCTCGGTGGAGCTGGAAAGGCTTTCGGATTGGATTACTGGGTTATGCCCTATATCAAGAAGCTTTGGAACAAGACCCCACTCGCAAAGAAAACCTATTTCTATCTCGATGAACCTGAATTCACGAAGAAGCAAATGGAAAGAAAGTTGGGCAGGAAGTAG
- a CDS encoding polyprenyl synthetase family protein, which yields MSEFWDDEPHIQAQLQVVRNTIEQTVATAHGFIRPILEDHVNSTGKMLRPALVLITSMIGDEDRSEDAIRVGSVIELIHLASLVHDDIIDGAQKRRGRASVFAKVGAKQAVLAGDFLLARALMLTSGKERGMDSQIVSRALTRLCESELDQDAGQGDFFIDRSTYLRRIGGKTASLFALSCYSGAALQEIDDATNKLAHHIGYCMGMAFQIQDDILDYIGSSKKLGKHTGGDVKSGIPTLPLICALEIENELDKHELKSVLTDRKIPLDQRTTTKVLSLVEELGGIQKAQFLAESYRKRALEEIHRLGNPEVERMLTSLFEKLSARSV from the coding sequence ATGTCAGAGTTTTGGGACGATGAGCCTCATATTCAAGCACAACTTCAGGTAGTCCGCAACACTATTGAACAGACTGTTGCTACAGCACATGGTTTTATCAGGCCAATCCTGGAAGACCATGTGAACAGCACCGGCAAGATGCTTCGTCCTGCCTTGGTCCTCATCACCAGCATGATCGGCGATGAGGATCGTAGTGAGGATGCAATCAGGGTGGGCTCAGTCATTGAACTCATTCATCTTGCATCTTTGGTGCATGATGATATCATCGACGGTGCCCAAAAAAGACGGGGAAGAGCCTCAGTCTTTGCCAAGGTCGGAGCTAAGCAAGCTGTTTTGGCAGGAGATTTTCTCTTGGCTCGTGCATTGATGCTTACCAGTGGGAAAGAGCGAGGGATGGACAGCCAGATTGTATCACGTGCCTTAACGCGACTGTGTGAGAGTGAACTTGACCAGGATGCTGGACAGGGGGACTTTTTCATTGACCGAAGTACGTATCTGCGCCGTATCGGTGGAAAGACTGCCAGTCTGTTTGCTCTCAGCTGTTACAGCGGAGCGGCGCTGCAGGAAATCGATGATGCAACCAATAAACTCGCACACCATATCGGTTACTGCATGGGAATGGCATTCCAGATCCAGGATGATATCCTTGATTATATCGGAAGCAGCAAGAAACTCGGCAAGCATACCGGTGGGGACGTCAAGAGTGGAATCCCTACCCTACCACTCATCTGTGCACTGGAGATAGAGAACGAGTTGGACAAGCATGAGCTGAAAAGTGTCCTCACCGATAGGAAAATCCCTTTGGACCAGCGCACCACAACGAAAGTACTTTCCTTAGTCGAAGAACTGGGTGGTATACAAAAAGCGCAATTTCTTGCAGAATCCTATAGAAAGCGAGCTTTGGAAGAAATACACCGCCTCGGCAATCCTGAGGTTGAGCGTATGCTGACTTCCCTGTTTGAAAAATTATCTGCTCGCTCAGTATAG
- a CDS encoding DUF438 domain-containing protein: protein MDEKKIQRLKTIIEKLHAGASSDSVKQEFEAEFGTISAEDLAAAEKMLIESGEINVEQVQKLCDVHASIFGGSVEEIHGGKTIEQTPGHPAFVFLKENEGLLSFLDGAFSAAVKAYKQDNTARTRADLLSALKSLSKLDNHYSRKENLFFPYLEKAGITAPPKVMWGVDDEIRDLYKLLIRTLESSDKVLETELTHVEEQVRSMIDKENNILMPMLQGCMDKDAWLTVARDSADIGYCFNGGIEGASPSDATTWYRWNATMSGKDDFASKQETSGEVTLPSGHFTLEELTWMLNTMPADITFVGADDKVRFFSEGKERVFPRTRSIIGRDVEHCHPPKSLSVVEKLVSDFKAGIKDSESFWIQKGSKFILIRYYAVRNNNQEYLGVLEVTEEISELRSLDGQKTLLG, encoded by the coding sequence ATGGATGAGAAAAAGATCCAACGCCTGAAAACCATAATTGAAAAGTTGCACGCAGGAGCATCCTCCGATTCGGTGAAACAGGAGTTTGAAGCAGAATTCGGGACTATCAGTGCAGAAGACTTGGCAGCAGCTGAAAAGATGCTGATTGAATCTGGAGAAATCAATGTTGAGCAGGTACAGAAACTCTGTGATGTACATGCTTCCATTTTTGGTGGCAGTGTGGAAGAGATTCATGGTGGAAAGACCATCGAACAAACCCCCGGCCATCCTGCATTTGTGTTCCTGAAGGAAAATGAAGGCTTGCTCTCTTTCCTTGATGGAGCGTTTTCAGCTGCAGTGAAAGCGTACAAACAAGACAATACTGCACGTACCAGAGCTGACCTTCTCTCAGCACTCAAGAGCCTTAGTAAGCTCGATAACCACTATTCTAGAAAGGAGAACCTTTTCTTCCCGTATTTGGAGAAGGCTGGGATAACTGCTCCTCCAAAGGTTATGTGGGGAGTTGATGACGAAATCAGGGACCTGTATAAGCTCCTGATCCGTACCCTTGAATCCTCAGACAAGGTTCTCGAGACTGAACTTACCCATGTCGAAGAGCAAGTGAGAAGCATGATCGACAAGGAGAACAATATTCTCATGCCGATGCTTCAGGGCTGCATGGATAAAGACGCCTGGTTGACTGTTGCTCGCGATAGTGCAGACATCGGATACTGCTTTAATGGTGGGATCGAAGGGGCAAGTCCCTCGGATGCAACCACGTGGTATCGCTGGAATGCTACCATGAGTGGAAAGGATGATTTTGCCTCCAAACAGGAGACAAGTGGAGAGGTTACGCTCCCTAGTGGTCATTTCACCTTGGAAGAGCTGACTTGGATGCTGAATACCATGCCAGCAGATATCACCTTTGTTGGTGCCGATGACAAGGTCCGTTTCTTCAGTGAGGGAAAGGAACGTGTATTCCCAAGAACAAGGAGTATCATCGGACGTGATGTTGAACATTGCCATCCACCGAAGAGCCTTTCTGTTGTAGAGAAGCTGGTCTCTGACTTCAAGGCAGGGATCAAGGACAGTGAGTCTTTCTGGATTCAGAAAGGTTCTAAGTTCATCCTGATCCGATACTATGCAGTAAGAAACAACAATCAGGAGTATCTGGGTGTACTAGAGGTGACGGAAGAGATTTCTGAGCTGAGAAGCCTGGATGGTCAGAAGACATTGCTTGGTTGA
- a CDS encoding CBS domain-containing protein codes for MANVQSILDQKGSTVYSITPEDTLAHALLKLTEHKIGALLVLNENGDIKGILSERDIIRHFSHRLEHLNTASIPVKEVMTVGVTCIKPEQNLDDCLQLMTAGRFRHLPVVDADKVVGMVSIGDVVKAALEERDFEIGELEHYITNAY; via the coding sequence ATGGCGAACGTACAATCAATTCTGGACCAAAAGGGAAGCACCGTTTACAGTATCACACCTGAGGATACCTTGGCTCATGCCCTTTTGAAACTTACCGAGCATAAGATTGGTGCATTGTTGGTACTTAATGAGAATGGAGATATCAAGGGTATTCTCTCAGAGCGTGATATCATCCGCCATTTTTCCCATAGGCTGGAGCATCTCAATACAGCCAGCATCCCTGTCAAGGAAGTAATGACGGTAGGAGTTACCTGCATCAAGCCAGAGCAGAATCTTGATGATTGCCTCCAGCTTATGACCGCAGGTAGGTTCCGCCATCTTCCAGTTGTGGATGCGGACAAGGTGGTTGGTATGGTTTCCATCGGTGATGTGGTCAAGGCAGCTCTTGAGGAGCGTGACTTTGAGATCGGCGAATTGGAGCACTATATTACGAATGCCTACTAA
- a CDS encoding permease, with the protein MNLILYSVTALLLVLSFLKDREKTKKALLKAWRAFENILPQFLVVILFVSLLLSILDHETIVRIIGKDSGWIGVVLAAIVGSVTLIPGFVAFPTAALLLEGGAGYMQIGAFISTLMMVGVVTLPIEIQYFGKRLTLYRNTLAFIFSFIVAFAIGTVLEVVL; encoded by the coding sequence ATGAACCTGATACTCTATAGTGTTACAGCACTTTTATTGGTACTCTCATTTCTCAAGGACAGGGAAAAGACAAAGAAAGCGCTTTTAAAAGCGTGGAGAGCCTTTGAGAATATTCTTCCCCAATTTCTTGTCGTTATTCTATTCGTCAGTCTCCTGCTCAGCATCCTCGACCATGAGACCATTGTAAGGATTATTGGCAAGGACTCTGGATGGATTGGTGTTGTCCTTGCTGCCATTGTAGGCTCGGTTACCCTGATACCAGGCTTTGTGGCATTCCCCACTGCTGCCCTGCTTCTTGAGGGAGGGGCCGGCTATATGCAGATAGGGGCCTTCATCTCAACCCTGATGATGGTGGGTGTAGTAACCTTACCTATTGAAATACAGTACTTTGGAAAGCGTTTGACGCTGTACCGAAATACGCTTGCATTCATATTCTCATTTATTGTTGCTTTCGCCATTGGTACAGTCTTGGAGGTGGTATTATGA
- a CDS encoding permease yields the protein MTAIAKRYSSFLLVLVLLGVVSLFNQELGIGVFNITVMQLKEMLLVIPPIFVLLGLLDVWVPKQTMVKFMGKGSGLKGILLSLFIGSAAAGPLYGAFPVAAVFMKKGVTFSNVLIFIGAWSTTKIPMILFEFSALGAPFALTRLLIDIPGIIIISFLLTRMIGKEEIEAIYERASKQ from the coding sequence ATGACAGCTATCGCAAAACGCTACAGTTCATTCCTGCTCGTTCTGGTACTGTTGGGGGTTGTCAGCCTATTCAATCAAGAGTTGGGAATAGGCGTATTCAATATTACCGTTATGCAGCTGAAGGAAATGTTGTTGGTCATTCCTCCAATCTTTGTACTGCTAGGTCTTCTTGATGTATGGGTGCCAAAACAGACAATGGTAAAATTCATGGGAAAAGGGAGTGGATTGAAGGGAATACTGCTCTCCCTCTTCATTGGCTCTGCTGCAGCAGGCCCCCTGTATGGAGCTTTCCCTGTGGCAGCAGTGTTTATGAAAAAGGGAGTTACCTTCTCCAATGTCCTTATCTTTATCGGGGCATGGTCCACTACAAAGATCCCGATGATTCTTTTTGAATTCTCTGCCTTGGGCGCACCGTTCGCACTCACCCGGTTGCTTATAGACATTCCAGGTATCATCATTATATCGTTCCTTCTCACTAGAATGATTGGCAAGGAAGAGATTGAGGCTATCTACGAGAGAGCAAGCAAGCAGTAA
- a CDS encoding Crp/Fnr family transcriptional regulator, translating to MSNVCDGCSNDLCLRNVPLFSSLQRDAVHALTSEMEHRRYKKGEIIVREGEKASAFTVIREGSAKAYRITPDGREQILYIFPANDYFGARFLFTEERVPYTVEALEPTTVCILNKTNFANLLAEHSQVAIEIIEAMANRMSRLESAMQSMGGRNADMRIASLLLEFKESYGHYNGNFLEITLPLSREGLANYLGIARETLSRKLTQFEEEGIILAVGNRVIRILDIERLTELSYLVD from the coding sequence GTGTCCAATGTATGTGATGGTTGTAGCAATGATCTCTGCCTGAGAAATGTACCACTCTTCTCTTCTTTGCAACGTGATGCCGTGCATGCGCTCACCAGTGAAATGGAACACCGTCGCTACAAGAAGGGAGAGATTATCGTACGGGAAGGGGAGAAGGCCTCTGCTTTTACTGTCATCAGGGAGGGGAGTGCCAAGGCATATCGCATCACACCGGACGGAAGAGAGCAAATCCTCTATATCTTTCCTGCCAACGACTATTTTGGTGCCAGATTCCTTTTTACGGAGGAGCGGGTTCCCTACACGGTGGAAGCTCTGGAACCAACAACGGTTTGTATCCTGAATAAGACCAATTTCGCAAATCTCCTAGCTGAACACAGTCAGGTTGCCATCGAGATCATTGAGGCCATGGCAAACCGGATGAGCCGGCTTGAGAGTGCCATGCAGAGCATGGGGGGACGCAATGCCGATATGAGGATTGCCAGCCTCCTTCTGGAGTTCAAGGAATCGTATGGTCACTATAATGGTAATTTCCTTGAAATAACCCTCCCATTGAGTAGGGAGGGCCTTGCCAATTATCTGGGGATCGCGCGGGAGACGCTGAGCCGGAAACTCACACAATTCGAGGAAGAAGGGATCATTCTAGCAGTGGGCAACCGGGTGATCCGTATACTAGATATTGAAAGACTCACTGAGCTCTCATACCTCGTTGACTAG
- the pflB gene encoding formate C-acetyltransferase — MSEDTYYEINTRKYITEHYTPYDGDESFLAGPTERTEKLWGELKELLEIERQRGGMYDIDEHTISTIVSHKDGYINRDLEQIVGLQTDEPLKRAIMPFGGIRLVHTELKAYDRTLPESIDEVFKYRKTHNDGVFDVYTEQMRKVRHSGIITGLPDAYGRGRIIGDYRRVPLYGIDYLIKEKQSAKDNFHFDAMTEEVIRDREELSEQIRSLLELKEMAATYGYDISKPATDTKEAIQWLYFAFLAATKEQNGAAMSLGRVSTFLDIYAEEDLGSGRFSESEIQELVDHFIMKLRIIRFLRTPSYDELFSGDPTWVTESIGGVGHDGRHLVTKMSYRFLHSLTNLGPAPEPNLTVLWSDRLPASFKKFCARLSIETSSIQYENDDLMRKDYGDDYGIACCVSAMELGKQMQFFGARVNLAKTLLYAINGGRDEKSGEQIGPKLAPVGDDILDYDTVLDRYEAMSSWLAKLYIDTLNVIHYMHDKYSYERLEMALHDVQVMRTMAGGIAGLSVVADSLSAIKYAKVRPIRDERGLAVDFEIEGDFPTYGNNDEQVDAIAKDLVRGFITKMRRHTTYRKSIPTLSVLTITSNVVYGKKTGSTPDGRKAGEPFAPGANPMHGRDKKGCVASMKSVAKLSYDDAQDGISYTFSIIPQTLGKDKQMQVANLVTLLDGYFIEEGHHINVNVMEKETLLDAMDHPEKYPQLTIRVSGYAVNFIKLTREQQLDVINRTFHGSL, encoded by the coding sequence ATGAGTGAAGATACATATTACGAAATCAATACAAGAAAGTACATCACAGAGCACTACACCCCCTATGACGGGGACGAATCCTTCCTTGCAGGGCCCACTGAACGGACAGAGAAACTGTGGGGAGAACTCAAGGAACTACTCGAGATCGAGCGCCAGCGTGGAGGCATGTATGACATCGATGAACATACCATATCAACAATTGTCAGCCACAAGGATGGATACATCAACCGAGATCTTGAGCAAATTGTCGGCTTGCAGACCGATGAACCACTCAAGCGTGCCATTATGCCATTTGGAGGTATCAGACTGGTACATACCGAGTTGAAAGCCTACGATCGCACCCTTCCAGAGTCCATTGATGAAGTGTTCAAGTATCGCAAGACACACAATGACGGAGTCTTTGACGTATACACAGAACAGATGCGTAAGGTGCGTCACAGCGGTATCATCACAGGACTTCCCGATGCATATGGGCGGGGAAGGATCATCGGTGACTATCGAAGAGTTCCTCTCTATGGTATCGATTACCTGATCAAGGAAAAGCAGAGTGCCAAGGATAATTTCCACTTTGATGCAATGACTGAGGAGGTCATCCGCGACCGTGAGGAACTCAGCGAGCAAATCCGTAGCCTTCTTGAGCTCAAAGAAATGGCCGCCACCTATGGCTATGATATCTCAAAACCCGCAACCGATACAAAGGAAGCCATCCAGTGGTTGTATTTTGCCTTCCTTGCAGCAACCAAGGAACAGAACGGAGCAGCCATGAGCCTGGGAAGAGTCTCCACCTTCCTTGATATCTATGCAGAGGAAGATCTGGGAAGTGGCCGTTTCAGTGAATCGGAAATCCAGGAATTGGTGGATCATTTCATCATGAAGCTCCGCATCATTCGATTCCTCAGGACCCCCTCCTATGATGAGCTGTTCAGTGGCGACCCCACCTGGGTGACTGAATCCATTGGAGGAGTAGGCCATGATGGGCGACACTTGGTAACAAAGATGAGCTACCGGTTCCTCCACAGCCTTACCAACCTTGGTCCTGCCCCAGAGCCGAATCTGACAGTACTCTGGAGTGACCGCCTTCCAGCGTCCTTCAAGAAGTTCTGCGCCCGTCTCTCTATCGAGACCTCCTCGATTCAGTATGAGAACGACGACCTGATGAGGAAGGATTACGGTGACGACTATGGCATTGCCTGCTGTGTCTCAGCCATGGAATTAGGCAAGCAGATGCAATTCTTCGGTGCTCGGGTGAATCTGGCAAAGACCTTGCTCTACGCAATCAACGGAGGAAGGGATGAAAAGAGCGGAGAACAGATTGGACCCAAATTGGCTCCAGTCGGCGATGATATTCTTGACTATGACACCGTATTGGACCGCTATGAGGCAATGAGCAGCTGGCTTGCAAAACTGTATATCGATACCTTGAATGTCATCCACTACATGCATGACAAGTACAGCTATGAACGACTTGAAATGGCCCTGCATGATGTACAGGTAATGCGTACCATGGCAGGGGGAATCGCTGGATTGAGTGTCGTTGCCGACAGCCTCTCAGCCATCAAGTATGCAAAGGTAAGACCTATCAGGGATGAGCGGGGACTCGCTGTCGATTTTGAGATCGAAGGAGACTTCCCCACCTACGGAAACAATGACGAGCAGGTTGATGCAATTGCCAAGGATCTGGTAAGAGGTTTCATCACCAAGATGAGAAGACATACGACCTACCGAAAGAGTATCCCCACCCTCTCCGTCCTTACCATCACCAGCAACGTGGTCTATGGGAAGAAGACAGGGAGCACCCCGGATGGGAGAAAGGCTGGCGAGCCATTCGCACCGGGTGCAAACCCGATGCATGGACGGGACAAGAAGGGTTGTGTTGCAAGTATGAAGAGTGTGGCAAAGCTCTCCTATGACGATGCGCAGGATGGAATCAGTTACACCTTCTCGATCATCCCACAGACCCTCGGAAAGGATAAGCAGATGCAGGTGGCAAATCTGGTCACGCTGCTTGATGGATATTTTATCGAGGAAGGACACCATATCAACGTGAATGTCATGGAGAAGGAGACATTGCTCGATGCCATGGACCACCCAGAGAAATATCCCCAGCTAACGATCAGGGTAAGTGGATATGCAGTGAACTTCATCAAGCTCACCCGTGAACAGCAGCTTGATGTCATCAACCGCACCTTCCACGGAAGCCTGTAA
- the pflA gene encoding pyruvate formate-lyase-activating protein, which translates to MSVQGNIHSVESFGTLDGPGLRYVVFLQGCSLRCRYCHNPDTWNMKGGTSQSVDEVVHDILSYKNFIKDGGVTISGGEPLRQPDFALELISRLKREGIHTALDTAGSVPLEISKPVLDAVDMILLDIKSLDDKLCFSLTGMGNANTLATLSYLQKINKRVWLRHVLVPSWTLEEKKLEALASFLTSFSCIEQVELLPYHRMGQYKWEQLHLTYSLSDVHEPTKDELSMARSIFEKQGLPVLMTSYKDEDSQTKVG; encoded by the coding sequence ATGAGCGTACAGGGAAACATTCATAGTGTTGAGAGTTTTGGGACGTTGGACGGACCTGGGCTCAGGTATGTTGTCTTTCTGCAGGGATGCTCCCTGCGTTGTCGATACTGTCACAATCCAGACACGTGGAACATGAAAGGTGGCACTTCCCAAAGTGTTGATGAAGTGGTCCATGACATCCTCAGCTACAAGAACTTCATCAAGGATGGAGGGGTTACCATCAGTGGCGGAGAGCCACTGAGACAACCAGATTTTGCCCTGGAGCTCATAAGCCGCCTGAAGAGGGAGGGAATCCACACGGCGTTGGATACAGCAGGAAGCGTTCCCTTGGAAATCTCAAAACCGGTACTGGATGCAGTGGATATGATCTTGCTCGATATCAAGAGTCTTGATGATAAACTCTGCTTCAGCCTTACCGGCATGGGGAACGCCAATACCCTGGCAACACTTTCCTATCTACAGAAAATCAATAAGCGGGTCTGGCTACGTCATGTACTCGTCCCTTCCTGGACTCTGGAAGAGAAAAAGTTGGAAGCATTGGCTTCTTTCCTCACCTCCTTCAGCTGCATTGAACAGGTGGAGCTGCTTCCCTACCATCGCATGGGACAGTACAAATGGGAACAGTTGCATCTCACCTACTCACTCTCAGATGTACATGAACCCACCAAAGACGAACTGTCCATGGCACGTTCTATTTTTGAGAAGCAAGGTCTTCCCGTTCTGATGACATCTTACAAGGATGAAGATTCACAGACAAAGGTCGGCTAA
- a CDS encoding lipocalin family protein, with amino-acid sequence MKRKGWLSIGGILVALFMLSSCATTSKYPPLDTVNSLDLDRYLGSWYEIARYQHRFEKNLVGAKADYSLRDDGRIQVINSGIKGDLEGKVTSVKAIAWRPDEHFPGRLKVRFFGLFTSDYLVFGLDEEYQWALVGSDDRDFLWFLSRTPEVSDATLDAMKAIAVAQGYDMEKLFLVPQKER; translated from the coding sequence ATGAAACGGAAAGGCTGGCTCTCCATCGGTGGCATCCTGGTGGCCCTTTTCATGCTTTCGTCCTGTGCCACTACAAGCAAGTATCCTCCTTTAGATACCGTTAATTCCCTTGATCTCGACCGTTATCTCGGTTCATGGTATGAGATCGCTCGATATCAGCACCGTTTTGAAAAGAATCTGGTTGGGGCAAAAGCCGACTATTCCCTCAGGGATGATGGAAGGATCCAGGTGATCAATAGTGGTATCAAGGGAGATCTGGAAGGAAAAGTAACATCGGTCAAGGCAATCGCTTGGAGACCTGATGAGCATTTTCCTGGTCGCTTGAAGGTGAGATTCTTCGGCCTCTTCACCTCTGATTATCTTGTCTTTGGATTGGATGAGGAATACCAGTGGGCACTTGTTGGTAGTGATGATCGTGATTTCTTGTGGTTCCTTTCACGTACACCAGAGGTGAGTGATGCTACACTCGATGCCATGAAGGCGATTGCCGTAGCACAAGGCTATGATATGGAAAAGCTCTTCCTGGTTCCCCAGAAAGAGCGTTGA
- a CDS encoding MarR family transcriptional regulator, translating to MAYPQLLLSNQLCFRFYALERELMAAYRPLLNHLGLTYAQYITMLYLWEHEEGTVGELCTALSLDTGTMSPLLKRLESSGMIERHRLPSDERTVMVQLTDKGRELEQKAISVPEHIASCLLSNDKTEQGRKYQALKEMLDETLTQLKESRDEREQGR from the coding sequence ATGGCTTATCCACAATTGCTGCTTTCAAACCAACTCTGTTTTCGATTCTATGCCTTGGAACGGGAACTGATGGCCGCTTACCGACCACTGCTCAATCACCTTGGACTGACCTATGCACAGTACATCACCATGCTCTACCTCTGGGAACATGAAGAGGGTACAGTAGGTGAACTCTGTACTGCACTCAGCCTGGATACAGGGACAATGAGTCCGCTTTTAAAGAGGTTGGAGAGCTCAGGTATGATCGAGAGACATAGACTGCCAAGTGATGAGCGAACCGTGATGGTCCAACTTACTGACAAAGGAAGGGAACTAGAGCAGAAAGCTATCTCTGTCCCTGAGCATATTGCCTCCTGCTTGCTCTCAAACGACAAGACTGAACAGGGAAGAAAATATCAGGCACTGAAAGAGATGCTTGATGAGACTCTCACTCAGTTGAAAGAATCCCGTGATGAACGGGAACAAGGAAGGTAG